TAATCTGTGCTAAATTCGCCGAATAGACTCCTCTTTCAACTTGAATAAATTTTGCTGCTTTTAATATTGAAAGCTGGTGATGTAATGTTGTTTTAGAAGTATTAAACTGTACACTTAACTCTTGGAGTGATAACGGTCCCTTTAAGAGTTGATAGAGTAATTTTAATCGCAACTCATCCCCTAATGCCTTATAAATACGTATTAATTCATTTGGTGGAACGCCTTGTTCCAACAAGTATTCTTCCTTTATGGGATAAAAAAAGAGTTTAGTATCAGGAGTCCGGGCTTCTAATACCCAAGGACGATATGATACGTGAGGAATTAATTTAACAGTCCAAACAGAAGGTTCAGGAAGATATTTAATACCGTCGGTAATAAATTCAATTTTCTCAAGTGGATTTGTCATATCCAGTAGATTACTTTGCTTCTTTTCAAAACCAAGTGCCTGAATCCATTTTTCCCATTCTCCTTGTTTACTTATCCAATTTAACCAGCTGTTCATAGTATTTATGAATAGATCGTAAAGTTCCTGATGTGTATAGAGAGCGAGATTACGTATATACCCACTTAAAAAATCATGGTCTTCAAAATGTTTAGCATAGTTATCGAATAATTCATGACGATGATATTCTGAAGAAGCTGCTTTCCTCATGGCTTCAGTATTTCGATTCTTATAAGGTAAAAGTGTGTCATAAAAACTCTCAAGTGGAATTACTGAAAGAAGTTTCTCAAACTCTTGAACTGATGACGATGATAATTTGTTTTGAAGCATAATTAATCCATACCAAAAGTTTGTCTTTTCAATCATTTTCAAATTATTTACTAGTGAAACTGGCATTGTTTCTTTTTCGTTTGACCACTTTTCATCCAATTCAAATGTATGTCGTAGTTTTGCATGGGTAAATCCAGCTATGCCTAGTATCACTTCCCAAACATGTGAGGATTCTACTTGTACTGAAATTGTTTCAAGAGGCTGCGGCGAAAAATTATATTTCAAAAAAACCCCTCCTATAATTTAATATCTTTTATTCTAAAATATTCGAATAAAATATTCAATAATTATGAAATAAATATGAATAGTTATTTGTTTTAGTTGTTAGTGCTGGAAGCAACTCTTAGTTACTTGCAAATTGTGTTGATTTTTGTTACTAATAGGAAAAAGTTGTTTATAGGAGGTGGATTTATGTCGAGAAACAAGTATACATGGACAGAAGAAAAAATCGCCAAGCGTTACGCAGAAGGTAGAGGCTCTGGTGATTTAAATAACTATTTACCATGGCTGACAATTCAAGATGTACCTAGTGAAGGCAGGTCCCATCGCCCTAAAGGATGGAAAACAAATAGAAAGCATGAACTTCTTTCTGATTTAGAACTTTCCTTTTTTTATTATTTAGAGTGGAGCAATAAAGTAATTGATATAAAAGAGCAGTATCCTCTAGACAGAGATGACACCATTGCAATCGCCTCAGAGAAAAATATCCCACATCCATTTGAGAATAGTACTCAAACTCCCATAGTAATGACCACTGATTTTTTAGTAACAACTCGTATTGGTAAAGACATTATTCATATAGCTCGATCAATTAAACCAAGTGAAAAGCAAGAAGACCCAAAAGTTTTAGGAAGGCTCGAAATAGAAAGGCAATTTTGGCAGGATAAAGGAGTTGAGTGGATAGTAGTTGACGAGAAAGTAATGTCAAAGCAATTTTTCAAAAATATGAAATATATTCACGAATATTATTACCTAACAAATAGTGTTGAGGAAGAAATGGCAACTCATTTTTTAGGTTTCTTAGCCAGTATAGCTATGAAAAAACCAGAAAAAAAGTTAATTGACTGTTGTAATGAATTTGATACGCTTTATAACTTGGATAATGGTTCAGCAATATATTATTGTAGGCACTTATATGCTCGTCAATATCTAGTGACTAACGATATGGAAAAGGCAATACAACCTCACAAAATCTCTTTGGCTGATCTTGATATTAGAAATGGAGGCTTTGAAAGAAATTATGGAGACTTTATCAGTTAATGAGTTAATCGTCGATCTTGATTTAGAAAGGAATTATAGAGTCTTATGGGTGGATTCTGGCAATATAATCGCTTATGTAATAGATATAGAAAAAGATAAAGCACTCCCTTTTATCATGACCATTAAACATATTGAAGAAAAAATATACTTAGGTGAATATACAATTAAAGTAGATC
The window above is part of the Mesobacillus jeotgali genome. Proteins encoded here:
- a CDS encoding ArsR family transcriptional regulator, with protein sequence MKYNFSPQPLETISVQVESSHVWEVILGIAGFTHAKLRHTFELDEKWSNEKETMPVSLVNNLKMIEKTNFWYGLIMLQNKLSSSSVQEFEKLLSVIPLESFYDTLLPYKNRNTEAMRKAASSEYHRHELFDNYAKHFEDHDFLSGYIRNLALYTHQELYDLFINTMNSWLNWISKQGEWEKWIQALGFEKKQSNLLDMTNPLEKIEFITDGIKYLPEPSVWTVKLIPHVSYRPWVLEARTPDTKLFFYPIKEEYLLEQGVPPNELIRIYKALGDELRLKLLYQLLKGPLSLQELSVQFNTSKTTLHHQLSILKAAKFIQVERGVYSANLAQINNFSGKLYQYLGIVK
- a CDS encoding TnsA endonuclease N-terminal domain-containing protein, yielding MSRNKYTWTEEKIAKRYAEGRGSGDLNNYLPWLTIQDVPSEGRSHRPKGWKTNRKHELLSDLELSFFYYLEWSNKVIDIKEQYPLDRDDTIAIASEKNIPHPFENSTQTPIVMTTDFLVTTRIGKDIIHIARSIKPSEKQEDPKVLGRLEIERQFWQDKGVEWIVVDEKVMSKQFFKNMKYIHEYYYLTNSVEEEMATHFLGFLASIAMKKPEKKLIDCCNEFDTLYNLDNGSAIYYCRHLYARQYLVTNDMEKAIQPHKISLADLDIRNGGFERNYGDFIS